DNA from Ptychodera flava strain L36383 chromosome 15, AS_Pfla_20210202, whole genome shotgun sequence:
AGCTTAACCACTAGACATAAGCACATTAGGATGTGTTGGCAGCATATGCCAAAATACAGTGAGGTAGGACAATAGGATGTTTTGGCAGCATATGCCACAACACAGTGTGAGGTAGGACAATAGGATGTTTTGGCAGCATACGCCAAAACACAGTGAAGTAGGACAATAGGATGTGTTGGCAGCATATGCTAAATAACAGTCAGGTACGACAATTGGATGTTTTGGCAGCATATGCCAAAATACAGTGAGGTAGGACAATAGGATGTTTTGGCAGCATATGCCACAACACAGTGTGAGGTAGGACAATAGGATGTGATGGCAGCATATGCTAAAACAGAGTGAATTAGGATAGCCCTCatgattctttgaaatttgactgtTGAGTGTTGTGGCATTGCCTGATCTAGGATTAGTAAGGATGATGTATTTCATGACACTGGGTGAGATTTGCGATAGGTCTTAACTTAAAACaaaattctaaaatcacttaTCATGGATCAAGTTTAGCCACTGACAGAAATCCAGTATCACTTACTCTGTACAACCAAGATATGCCTGCCTGCTACTTGTTCTGCTGCAAGCATATTAAGTAAAGTTTATCAATTTAAAACTTTGCTTTCATGCTACAGCAATGGATTCTTCACAGCACAGAAACACTGATGTTGTCATTCCCTTGATAATATCACATTGATTAGACTTTTGTGGAAACTTCTTGGGttaatacaaaatgaattgtaTGTGTTGACACCACAATGGTGAATGCTTTGTTTCACTTCATTCTTCCAACATCTTCAAGTAGATATGATTGCTATTGTATAATCAATCATTTGATTACCATTGTGAATACCttatgtcatctttgatgaaatGTTTTCTGATGCCAATTCTGTGTAGTCTTCAGTGCTATTTATTAAGCTACGCAAGTATCTGTGAAATGTGTAGTTGTCTGTGTATAGGTCATGTCattggtcaaaacatttgaCACAATAACTGCAATGCCattggtcaaaacatttgaCACAATAACTGCAATGCCATTGGTCAAAACAGTTGACACAATAACTGCAATGCCATTAGTCAAACATTAATGATGTAAACTATAATGTCATCAACCATACCTCTCCAGCCATGAAGTATTCCTTTATGCTAATGATGCTAGGTCATTCATGTGTAACAAACATTCATCCGTATAAAAATTGAGTGAAAAAGACATGAATTTCTGTTCATGCATGATTATGTTTGTCTTATTCCAGACTTTTTATATATTCAGACAATTTGCTGTGAAAACTTCCGATGAATAAAGCTGATCTGCTCTGAACAAAATGAGTTCAGGGTCCCATCCAGATTTCAGTCCACTGTACATTTTGACTGCCAAGTCTTACTTCCATTGTAGTAAAGGTTGTAGTCATTGTTTAATGTAAGTCTTAGATTCAGCAATATGGTAGGAAAATTTGGACAATGCATATCtatataaaacaaaactttgatACATGTCCTTCATATGATATGTATCActtaaaatttgatgaagctACTAAATTccatcaatttttcattttttaaagaaaaacaaatttgtcTGCCTAAAAGACAGTTTCTTCCTAATGAAAATTCTTGATATATAACAGGATTACAAATTAAACTTCAGTGCTTTGACCAGGTGAGACTGGTTGAACTGATagaatatttatattgaaatttataaGACTGCATCATTGTGGTTCTGGTTAGTACCGTATAtgcattcaaaaatttttgtaTTAGTTACTAAAGACATGTTACATTCAGAGTAGCATTTCACAGCAGTTTCTCAGAACTGTCTACGTTCAATAAGGAAGTGAAACCAATGATTAAAGTCATGTGTTTGCTAAAAGTTATCAGGATGTCACTATTAGATCTTACATTGACATTTGATAAACTTCTAAATCATTGCCATCCTCTGTATCGGTACAACATCTGTGTTTGATGATGGTTGGTACAGCCTTTATGTCCTCTGTCAAATGAATACTGAAAATCAGTTATTATAGAGAATGAACTGTGTCTTAATGTAGACCCTCCTGGTTTCccggagggtctatggtctaaATTAGCATTTAAAACTTAatcatgtttttgaaagttgatGATCAAAGCCGATgaatcaaattatacaaaatgtAATCGTACGGTGTAAAACCACATGGagacgacatgaaaacttaTCTTTTGTACTTATTTTTGAGGCTGATATGCATATCTGTAAGTGACATCAGAAACAAGTCTGaattttgcatttaattttttccacttttttAAGAAACTGTGCACTGTAACTTTGACTGTCATATTCTGTAATGTAAAGTGAAATATTTGCTTGATTCCATTCTTGTGATTTGTTGTGTGACAGAGTTTTTTAAATAGTTGTTAACTTTAGTGTACATATGTTTTCGAactggaaaaaatataaaatatttgctACGCTGAATGAATTCTGGATGTATGCTAATTTTGTAAAATCTTGTGGAAGTAATGTATATGTGTTTTTTGGCTTTGCAAATAATGGGTGATGTAGTTACAGAACGAAGGTGAATGAGTTGTTTCTGCTTTGTAAAAGAAACTTTGTCTTATAGATACTGTAATTTTCACCAGGTGAAAGTTGTAGGGGATTAGACATCTTTAATACAGATCTACACTCAGTGTAAAATCTTTGACCCAGGTCAATAACCTCTGACCTGGGCCAAAGAGAGCAATGATTGGATAGACTATTCATAGTTAAAGGGGAATTTAACACTTACACTGTACGTTAagaattacaaagttcatgCGTCAGAATGTCCTCTGAGGAAATGAGTGCTTCCCTTGGCCTTTTcaatcgttttatttcaaatCTGTACTTAACCTGTATCTGACTGTTGTCGTATTTCATTAAAAGGCGAAATAAATCACAATATAGCAAtctgtaaaattttcattttttggttgtgttgacattaaaaaatacttCACCCTGCGGCAATTATCAAATTCATCCAGTGTTTTCAGGTTCATAGATCATACTAGGCTACATTTAATGGTGCTCCAACCTAGTGGTTGGCCTGACAGTTTTATGATACTTTTGGATTGGCACTAACTGGTATACCACAACACAACAGCAAATCACTGCATGCTAATGACTGTTGTAGGATGGTCTGGACCTGAAACCACTGGAATTACACATCCAGGTCTGTATGTCAGTGTCCATAATAAATATATGATACATATTACCAGTGGTAGTTGATTCCAAACAAATGTATAATATTTACATGGGCGTTGAATGCCTGCCAAAATTAAGCTATGCCAtttgtaattacgacatgcctttcgcaattacgacatgccatgatgagatgcaaaatgcgaatatttgacatgcagacttgacattcgtaattacAACATGCCATGATTAGatgcaaaatgcgaatatttgacatgcagacttgacattcgtaattacgacatgccatgatgaggtacaaaatgcgaaaatttggacatgcagacttgacattcataattacgacatgccatgatgaggtacaaaatgcgaatatttaGATATGCGGACTTGACATTCTTACATGAAGAATGCGATAATTTGCTATGGGGACATTCAATGCGAAGTTGCATTTGATCATGCGCAATGAAGACCCGCGATGCAAaatgcggacatgccattatgcgatgcaaaatgcagacatgccattatgcgatgcaaaatgcagacatgccattatgcgatgcaaaatgcagacatgccattatgcgatgcgaaatgcagacatgccattatgcgatgcgaaatgcagacatgccattatgcgatgcaaaatgcagacatgccattatgcgatgcgaaattcggacatgccattatgcgatgcaaaatgcagacatgccattatgcgatgcgaaatgcggacatgccattatgcgatgcagaATGCCGACATGAGGAGTAGAAGCTTTGAATTAGGCTACCCTTTTTCCAGCAAGCTAGGAGGTCACCTTACATCCACAATGCATCTGTCTTTCAACTATTTGCAAACATGGCGTCGAGTTTTGAACTCCGAGCGCTGGAGCTGGTACAAGTGAGGTCGATGAGCGACAACGCAGTGCGTTGCAAGCACCTACTGCCATGGAGAAGTTGAATTTACAAAGATACGGATCGGTATAAAAAGGCCCGTTTCACGGATGAAAATGGCGACTACAATCACGTccaaaaaatttggaaaacaatTTCCAAAGCTGAAATCTGTTGCTGGTGTTTTGCTATCGCGGTCGGCAGGTAGCTGTCAATCGGACCCCAACGCCGAGTCGCCAGGTGGCTGAAGAGCAGGTGTTGTGCCCCTAACCTTACTTCTATACGATATTTCAGATTGTATTGCATAGTTTTATTTCGATTTAAAACAGTCGCTGGTCTTTATAAGTTTGCGACGACATTCTCTTAGTTATACAACGCCGCGCCGCCACTCGGAGACGGCAACGCGGTCCACAGCGCTAGGTAAAGTACAGTACTACCGCAGTCATCTGAGAATTGGACGTAAATTGCCATCGAGCTCAAAACATAAAATTGGGTATACTACAGATGTTGATTATACAACAATACAGTAGAAGTGACAATTGTTTATTATTATCTTATTTACTTTCTAGTCTGCACGGATGTATATTCAGAATGGGTTCATCAGATTTTAAGACATATGATACAGATTTGCTATGGTGACTTTGATGCTGTTTTGTCAGTGGCACATGATGATCATATTCCAAAAGGATTTTTAAAGAATGccattgaaagtttttctttttatagTTGCTCTCCCAAAGAACATTATCATAATGTTTTGACTGATTAAACACAGATTTTCTTTGTGTAGTGTTTTGATTGTGACAAACCACCGACATACATTTCCTCATCTTTTTGCAGATTAACATGAAAGCAAACATTTCCTCATCTTTTTGCAGATTAACATGAAAGCAGATATTTTAATCGAAAGTTTGGCAGGGAATGTTGGCAGAGATGAAGTAATAAGAAGGCTTAGACATCACCATCGTGATTCCAATCAAGTGTTTTATGATTTGTCAGCTATAAGTGGCAAGTAAGcaaacatatacatacatatttttagctactatagactaatagtctatagaagctattgggatgggtatccgtccggcatccattgtcagtctgtatgtatgtatgtatgtatgtatgtctgtttgtgaggatgtccgtccactcaaatatctggGGAACTGTAGTACTTACAGACTTGATATTTCCTGTGTTGATGAACATATGATTCtgacaaaatatcttttttagtttttagctcatattcggttttgtatataaataccaaaaagagcttacatgataagtcggtggcgtctgtctgtctgtatgtatgtatgtggaaatgtatgtgcggatgtatgtccgtcacacacaaaggctaccataccgccaaagctaccatctcagtatttggtgtacaggtagatgcaggggttgagatgcgatgttgttcaaatgaacacatcagtgtcaaaaatgtgcaaatgaggtaagaaaaagggaaattctgcaaatgtgcaggagtgatggcatgccactTAAAGACAGctaactccactgaccttgagtcatatcctgtcattgtttatgatatgttacatattaacagacctgctcaaaccatagacaagAGAGGGGGtagactgtctatgctcaaactaagaggggctagctgtttctgctatgcatgttgctaaagttgacctccagtacctcaAGTTTCAGACTTATTTActttgttattcttgtttttctggtttaaatacttcttgttgttttcctggttgtactgtgcagaaatcattgtcataacatcaacgtagaattatcctgcactgaacagatagaagcAACAtatattgttgatctttggtacccaaactgtatataccaattctgatcaaatttgagcgacaccgtataattgcggtattttttaatattgttgaaatatgcaaattagctccaAAAAAGTCACACAGTGCTTTCAAAACAGTCACAACAGTCATATACCCAGTATCAACACTCACAGTACCAGCTACCAGCATCGACATGTATGTCaaagaaagtttattttcacaCTCCTCATATGATGCAAGTTTTGCAAAGATGACTACGTGGTAGACTTTACCAGTTCAAACCTCTTGTATGTGTCCAACTAAAGTTATGCTGAGTATGACACTTGGTTGAAATTGGACTCTTAGTCTCAGTAAAATAGACAGTGAGATACTGTACAACATACAAttgaaaaatgaagaataatcatcaaaaacattgacatttgCCAATTTTATATTCCAGATGAAAACCACGATGAAGCGacaaattcagttcaagatgtgATGGGTTCTACATCCATGGCATCAACATCAACATACCATGGACCTACAAGTGGTAAGCTAAATgattcatttccctgtacacaAAGTACAGCGTaacagtaataatatctgttatcaTATCCTAGATTCACGTGCCTATATAAAGCTTCGTGAGAAAGCACCCTCACATCCATGCATTTTTTTAAGTATCACGCCCCCCAGCCCAGTGCCCAAATTTGGATGAACGCGTTGAATTCTGCAcgtccaaatatgggcaatcgtgTTCACTGTTGAACTATATGAACTGCTTCAATACTTGTTACAACGCGTGTTGCTATCAAGGAATGTTATATTTGTACATAAAGTCAaagcgagattaggaaaacgtctgctcgctaaGATTGTATAGTGGCGACAGTGGAGTCGGGCTGGTGACATTTAATATTTCTAAAGTCAAGTGAAATCCATCGTAGGCCTATCCTAAGTGCGTGCAAATGACACTAATTTACATCACGCATTTGTCCTTCTTTAATACACCTTGATTACAACCTGGATCTCTGTTGCTCATGTATGAAGCTTTGCGTGTtcttctgcaggtaaacaaataatgTCATTATGTAAGTAAATAAACTATGTGAAGAGGCCATtgcttttctgaaaaattgacacaaatggcAATGAATATTTGATATCGCACAAATTTTTACCGCTGAACAAATCTTAATATTATGTTaagtacatatttatcattccatacggtatatgataaaacctttacggcccagatACAAGTTTTGCAGACCATAGTACTCACACGGCATATGGGCCCTCACACTCGAGCCCTTCCGCCTTACGACCTTGGCGTGCTAAACTTGTATCAGGCGGTGGTAAAGATTATTACTTATGGTCCATGCATCCTTCAATCATCAGACAAATGAAGTTAAAGGATCCTTACCCCACTTTCTTTTAAATCTTTGGGacataccattctatttgtatgtGGTGTTAAACTTtgattaatatttgttttggtggcgacattttgaaaccaactcagattGTTTGTTTAACAGCAAAGATTTCTCagtattgataatgtgcagcttttctgatatgcaGAGAttgcatcgcttgcttatgttagagtagctcgtcaataattgaccatgaaatgtctgtctgtgtgcctgtatatgtgtatgtatgtctgtatgtatgtgtctgtatgtatgtatatacgtatgtatgtactatctgtctgtctatctatctgtcagtctgtctgcagTTACGCATTTAGGTATTTACCCATTTCAACAACGTATgtctgtaagtatgtatgtatgtatgtatgtatgtatgtatgtatgtatgtatgcatgtatcaaaACCTCAAAACCACAGCACCTGCCATCTTATTCTTCTGTGTACAGGTGGGCCCTGGGGTGGAGATTTGAATTtggtaaaatatcaaaatgtcaatgtcaaaaatTTTGCTAATGAgtcaaataaaagtaaaatccTGCAAAGTGCTGAAGCTCCGTAACTACTGGCCAGATTTGgctgaaacttggtatgcatgtacctaAGGGTAACCTTAGTTGTGAGTcttataatttgtattttttaggcaaATTTcccattttggtaaaaaaaccattttatctgaaattgcttgtccacttcttttgaaagttggtatgaaTGTTCACAGGGGTAAACCTTGGTAAGTATGTCCAATTGCAAATTGTGACAAACCATGAAATGTAATCATGTAATCGAAGTAGCCATTAACAACCGGGGCTGCGTCATCAACGATTACTTGTCACTCAGGACAGTCAATTTAGGATCATGATCAGTAGGAATAGTTTAGATCATGCAAATGTTATGTAATCAAAGTTACttgtctttttctttcttcagaCACTGCAAAACACACACCTTCTGCTATGACACCCCTGGAAACACTTGAAGAATGGAGGAAAACAACTATCAGTGGGCATGCTAGACCACCAAAGATATACTACATCCAAGATGCCAAGTCACcatttcaacaaatgtttgGCATTTTGAGAAGAAAGTTGATCTTTTCATTCATCCATCTGTAACATTAATTTCTGGTATTAGGAAGAGGCTGCAGTGGATGTTTGGGATCCATCCAGAGAGTTCTTCCACCTGACATTTCAAACACTGACAAGAAACACAGAGGAACCTTTGTATGAGGGAAAAATGGAACATCTGTTACAAGTACTAAAACAATCAGTTATAAGTCAGGAACTTTTTGAACTTGTTGGTAAAGCAATTGCACATGGATTAAAACTGATATGACACCAATGTCttgcaattacatgtaacacATGCATTTGCActctattttttcatgtttagtTACATTGTTGCAAACTTAAATGCTGAACTTTTGTTTCATGTCACTGCTGAAGAATGCTGCTAAATTGTGCGGAAAGATTCTGTGTTATTCCCCACGGATActgtccagggggacttatagtttTGGTCGTTTGCGTGCGTGCATCCGTTCTCATGGAGATGTCTCAGAGACgtctggagcgatttcattcaaacttggtacacgggttactccttatgtcaggcatatgcacatcaaattgTTTTGCGATCTGACAAAATATGGCCGGGTGACGGTCATTTTATTGAGaaagcggggactatgtcattgacaatgactttttgaaaaagagctctaTTTCTAAAGCGaatgcactaaatttgatgaaactttgtgaagATGAAACTTTGTGAAGATGTTTGTCACTCAGAGCTCTGATAGCACacagtcagtattgcatcaattaattgctaatttgcatatttgatgaacttttgtaattagggtgatatgtatagaaatactgcagcaaatttgatgaaacttggtatagatctTTAGCACACAGTGTCATATAAGTTTGCAAAGACACTTTGTGgtgtcattcaaattaattgctattttgcatatttaatgaactttcctaactagggggctttgtccagaaatactgcatcaaatttgatgaaacatgatacagatgttgatctttcagtactgtaatactgtgagaagtcattaagcagtatcAAGTCAATTGATTGCtatgttgcatatttaatgaatt
Protein-coding regions in this window:
- the LOC139152044 gene encoding uncharacterized protein, which codes for MKADILIESLAGNVGRDEVIRRLRHHHRDSNQVFYDLSAISDENHDEATNSVQDVMGSTSMASTSTYHGPTSDTAKHTPSAMTPLETLEEWRKTTISGHARPPKIYYIQDAKSPFQQMFGILRRKLIFSFIHL